Proteins encoded together in one Candidatus Xianfuyuplasma coldseepsis window:
- a CDS encoding HAD family hydrolase, with the protein MKLAIYDFDGTYVHIQTLPFLYKLWKSMKINQKTHRCIWSKITITYLFHKLHLCGFDKATFRSHAMALTADLFSSVDEETLNAFLQSFHDQVQPFISSDIKNQLKQDKQEGYHTVLLSGNFTNILQPFLTDGFDTVLGTSWIIDGKRLTSKEVDIIIHNKKRELIESSFIDVDYNNSKSYADSHYDLPILELVGEPVCVNPDKELQTIATSRNYRIWKI; encoded by the coding sequence ATGAAACTTGCAATTTATGATTTTGATGGAACCTATGTTCACATCCAAACACTCCCATTTCTCTATAAATTATGGAAATCAATGAAAATCAATCAAAAAACTCATCGTTGCATCTGGTCAAAAATAACAATAACGTATCTGTTTCATAAACTTCATTTATGTGGTTTTGACAAGGCGACATTTCGTAGTCATGCAATGGCTTTAACTGCTGATTTATTTTCATCGGTAGATGAAGAAACATTAAACGCATTTCTCCAGAGTTTTCATGATCAAGTACAACCGTTTATATCGAGTGATATTAAAAACCAACTGAAACAAGATAAACAGGAAGGGTATCACACCGTACTTTTATCTGGGAACTTCACAAATATCTTACAACCGTTTCTAACGGATGGTTTTGATACCGTTCTTGGTACCTCATGGATTATAGATGGAAAACGACTAACATCAAAAGAAGTGGACATCATCATTCATAATAAAAAAAGAGAACTCATTGAATCCTCTTTTATAGATGTTGATTACAACAACAGCAAATCCTATGCGGATAGTCATTATGATCTACCCATCTTAGAACTTGTCGGAGAACCCGTGTGCGTAAATCCAGATAAGGAACTACAAACAATCGCTACATCTCGCAATTATAGAATTTGGAAGATATAA
- a CDS encoding ABC transporter substrate-binding protein encodes MKKVLVLLATFVLAFSLSACKSEEDTVKLGVIGPLTGAYSFYGEAVENGAKLAADEINAAGGVLGMDLVIFAEDSEGDAETGVNAYRKLVDNDEIDALIGGTFSGVTDGLKDLAIADGLPVLSPTATRDDITLEADNVFRVCYNDSFQGSVAAVFAAEDLSATKAAVMFNSDDPYSAGLADAFKAEFDARSLAYDEYEFSATDVDFSAQLTNIEAGDYDVVFLPAYVAEIGPILQKADELGIDIPFIGGDGWDGIEADYADEAEGNYFTNHYSKSDTADAVVDFVAAYEAAYGSTPNALAALAYDAVYVMAQAMEDAGSTDSADVIAALSAVSYAGAVTSDLPITFNDDGDPVKSITILQVTSGDFTFIKKVNP; translated from the coding sequence ATGAAGAAAGTACTTGTTTTACTCGCAACGTTTGTACTTGCATTTTCACTAAGTGCTTGTAAGAGTGAGGAAGACACAGTTAAGTTGGGGGTAATTGGACCACTTACTGGAGCCTATTCATTCTATGGAGAAGCTGTTGAAAATGGAGCAAAACTAGCCGCAGATGAAATCAACGCAGCTGGGGGAGTATTAGGAATGGACTTAGTAATATTTGCTGAAGATAGTGAGGGAGACGCCGAAACCGGTGTTAACGCGTATAGAAAATTAGTTGATAACGATGAAATTGATGCGTTAATTGGTGGGACTTTCAGTGGAGTAACCGATGGTTTAAAAGATTTAGCCATTGCTGATGGACTACCCGTATTATCACCTACTGCTACTCGTGATGACATTACACTCGAAGCAGACAATGTATTCCGTGTATGTTACAACGATAGTTTCCAAGGTAGTGTTGCTGCAGTATTTGCTGCAGAAGATTTAAGTGCTACAAAAGCAGCTGTTATGTTTAACAGTGATGATCCATACAGTGCCGGTCTAGCCGATGCATTCAAGGCTGAGTTCGATGCTCGTTCATTGGCATACGATGAATATGAGTTTAGTGCAACAGATGTTGATTTTAGTGCACAACTAACCAACATTGAAGCAGGAGACTACGATGTAGTATTCTTACCTGCCTATGTAGCTGAAATTGGACCAATCCTTCAAAAAGCAGATGAGTTAGGAATTGACATTCCATTTATCGGTGGAGATGGATGGGATGGAATTGAAGCCGATTATGCGGATGAAGCAGAGGGCAACTATTTCACAAACCATTACTCAAAATCCGATACTGCTGATGCGGTTGTTGATTTTGTAGCAGCATATGAAGCAGCATATGGTTCAACACCAAATGCCTTGGCAGCTCTTGCATATGATGCTGTATATGTTATGGCACAAGCTATGGAAGATGCAGGATCTACGGATTCCGCTGATGTTATCGCAGCATTGAGCGCAGTATCGTACGCTGGTGCAGTTACATCAGATCTACCAATTACCTTTAATGACGATGGTGACCCTGTTAAATCAATCACAATCCTACAAGTTACATCCGGTGACTTTACATTTATTAAAAAAGTTAACCCATAA
- a CDS encoding branched-chain amino acid ABC transporter permease yields MELFIRQIINGLSTGSIYALIAVGYTMVYGIIKLINFAHGEVMMFGAYFAFLFAYSFNILELPFFVIILLSMSFAALMGIVIERLAYKKLRKAPRISALITAIGMSLFLQNLALLIWGSEKRKMEPLVSIEPVSIFGFEVSRLTLVTIGLSITFMIILRIFIHTTKPGKAMRAVSQDKEAALLMGINVNTIISLTFAIGSALGALGGIFYAMTYGQVYPTMGVMPGLKAFIAAVFGGIGNITGAMIGGYVIGIIENLTKAYTTGEWTDAIAFALLIIILLFKPTGLLGKNKKEKV; encoded by the coding sequence ATGGAACTATTTATTCGGCAAATCATAAACGGATTAAGTACAGGTAGTATTTATGCTTTAATCGCTGTTGGTTATACAATGGTGTATGGTATCATCAAATTAATTAACTTTGCACATGGTGAAGTAATGATGTTTGGTGCTTATTTTGCGTTTTTATTTGCCTATTCATTTAACATATTGGAACTACCATTTTTTGTAATTATTCTTCTATCGATGTCGTTCGCAGCGTTAATGGGAATTGTCATTGAGCGTCTAGCGTATAAAAAATTACGCAAAGCGCCACGAATATCCGCATTAATTACGGCGATTGGTATGAGTTTGTTTCTCCAAAATCTTGCATTGTTGATATGGGGATCAGAAAAACGAAAAATGGAACCTCTTGTATCTATAGAACCCGTTAGTATCTTTGGATTCGAGGTTTCACGATTAACCTTGGTAACAATTGGACTTTCGATCACATTCATGATTATATTACGGATTTTTATTCACACAACAAAACCCGGTAAAGCCATGCGTGCCGTATCGCAAGATAAAGAAGCGGCATTGCTAATGGGAATTAATGTGAATACGATTATATCTTTAACATTTGCAATCGGGAGTGCCCTAGGGGCATTAGGTGGTATTTTCTATGCCATGACATACGGACAAGTGTATCCAACTATGGGAGTAATGCCTGGTCTAAAAGCCTTTATTGCTGCTGTTTTTGGTGGTATTGGAAATATTACAGGTGCGATGATTGGTGGCTATGTAATTGGTATTATTGAAAACTTAACCAAAGCATACACAACTGGTGAATGGACCGATGCAATTGCGTTTGCCTTATTAATCATTATCTTATTGTTTAAGCCAACTGGATTGCTTGGTAAAAACAAAAAAGAGAAGGTGTAA